One genomic segment of Mycolicibacterium gilvum includes these proteins:
- a CDS encoding MCE family protein, giving the protein MTDVGKAAAKFAAFGLTMVLLTAGLFMIFGEYRSGSANRYSAVFTDSSSLRGGDSVRAAGIRVGTVRGVTLQDDNTVVVDFDADDNVRLTEGTRIAVRYLNLVGDRYLELLDEPGSARIQPSGSRIGVERTEPALNLDLLLGGLKPVIQGLNPDDVNALTSSLIQILQGQGGNLESLFSRTSSFTNSLADNGQTVERLIDTLNETLATVSADGQNLSSAIDQLEQLATGLAQDRDPIGDAITALDSGTASLAGLLTEARPPLAGTVDQLNRLAPLLSNETDLARLDLALQKTPQNYRKLVRLGSYGSWLNLYICGVSIRVSDLQGRTAHFPWVIQNTGRCGEP; this is encoded by the coding sequence ATGACCGACGTGGGCAAGGCGGCGGCGAAGTTCGCGGCATTCGGGCTGACGATGGTCCTGCTGACAGCCGGGCTGTTCATGATCTTCGGCGAGTACCGGTCGGGTTCGGCCAATCGCTACTCGGCGGTTTTCACCGACTCCTCGAGTCTGCGTGGTGGAGATTCGGTGCGGGCGGCGGGGATTCGGGTCGGCACGGTCAGAGGCGTGACGCTGCAGGATGACAACACCGTGGTGGTCGACTTCGACGCCGACGACAACGTCCGTCTCACCGAGGGCACCAGGATCGCGGTGCGCTACCTGAACCTCGTCGGCGACCGCTACCTCGAACTTCTCGACGAGCCGGGCTCCGCGCGAATTCAGCCGTCCGGCTCGCGGATCGGTGTGGAGCGCACCGAGCCTGCGCTGAACCTCGACCTGCTACTGGGTGGCCTCAAGCCGGTGATCCAGGGCCTGAACCCCGACGACGTCAACGCGCTGACCAGCTCACTGATCCAGATCCTGCAGGGTCAGGGCGGAAACCTCGAGTCGTTGTTCAGCAGAACCTCGTCGTTCACCAACTCCCTGGCCGACAACGGCCAGACCGTGGAACGCCTGATCGACACCCTCAACGAGACCCTGGCCACCGTGTCGGCGGATGGGCAGAACCTCTCGTCGGCCATCGACCAACTCGAACAGCTGGCGACCGGACTCGCCCAGGACCGTGATCCGATCGGCGATGCGATCACCGCGCTCGACAGCGGGACCGCGTCGTTGGCCGGACTGCTCACCGAGGCTCGGCCACCGCTGGCCGGAACCGTCGACCAGCTGAACCGCCTGGCGCCGCTGCTGTCGAACGAAACCGACCTGGCCCGGCTGGATCTCGCTTTGCAGAAGACACCGCAGAACTACCGAAAACTGGTGCGCCTGGGTTCCTACGGGAGCTGGCTGAACCTCTACATCTGCGGTGTGTCGATCCGCGTGTCCGATCTGCAGGGCCGAACCGCCCACTTCCCGTGGGTCATTCAGAACACCGGAAGGTGTGGTGAGCCCTGA
- a CDS encoding MCE family protein, translating to MPRPTVRRTRRWAAAACCVALTATGCSFDGLNSLPLPGTVGTGSDAVVYRVQLANVGSLESNSPVMLDDVVVGAVGRMTFDDWHAEVDISVRPDVVVPANAVATVGQTSLLGSMHIALDPPVGEPPTGRLAPGANLPLNRTSTYPSTEQTLSSLSVVVNGGGLTQIGDIISNFSAALDGRQGQIRSLLTRMNDVVGVLDGQWDNINATISALYRLSETLAGQREVLTAALKRIPEALEVLNRERPRIVTAMRKLGDFSDTATQLIDESQEDIVGNLRNLEPAVRALADVGPDLATALSYLPTYPYTQEFIDRGIRGDYMNQFIVFDFTIPRLKSGILLGTRWGEPGASLVPAPGDPWYSMYTRDPLQAPITPIPAEVATIPPLIDLPPAPADNPAEGGN from the coding sequence ATGCCCCGACCCACCGTGAGGCGTACGCGGCGATGGGCCGCGGCGGCGTGCTGTGTGGCGCTGACCGCGACCGGTTGCTCCTTTGACGGTCTGAACTCGCTGCCGCTGCCCGGCACCGTCGGAACCGGCTCCGACGCGGTCGTCTACCGCGTCCAGCTCGCCAATGTCGGTTCACTGGAATCCAATTCGCCGGTCATGCTGGACGACGTCGTCGTCGGAGCGGTCGGCCGGATGACGTTCGACGACTGGCACGCCGAGGTCGACATCTCGGTGCGGCCCGACGTCGTGGTGCCGGCGAACGCCGTCGCCACCGTCGGCCAGACCAGTCTCCTCGGATCCATGCACATCGCGCTGGACCCGCCCGTCGGAGAGCCGCCGACAGGACGCCTGGCGCCGGGTGCGAACCTCCCGCTGAACCGCACCTCGACGTACCCGTCGACCGAGCAGACCCTGTCCTCGCTGTCGGTGGTCGTCAACGGCGGGGGTCTCACCCAGATCGGCGACATCATCAGCAATTTCAGCGCCGCACTCGACGGTCGCCAGGGACAGATCCGCAGCCTGCTCACCCGGATGAACGACGTGGTGGGCGTCCTCGACGGCCAGTGGGACAACATCAACGCCACCATCTCGGCGCTGTACCGCCTGAGCGAGACGCTCGCGGGCCAGCGCGAGGTGCTCACCGCGGCGCTGAAGCGGATCCCCGAGGCTCTCGAAGTGCTCAACCGTGAGCGGCCGCGCATCGTCACCGCGATGCGCAAGCTCGGTGACTTCAGTGACACGGCAACGCAGTTGATCGACGAGTCGCAGGAAGACATCGTCGGCAATCTGCGCAACCTTGAGCCGGCAGTGCGTGCGCTCGCCGACGTCGGACCCGACCTGGCGACGGCGCTGTCGTATCTGCCGACCTACCCCTACACCCAGGAGTTCATCGACCGCGGTATCCGGGGCGACTACATGAACCAGTTCATCGTGTTCGACTTCACGATCCCGCGCCTGAAGAGCGGCATACTTCTCGGCACCCGCTGGGGCGAACCCGGTGCCTCGCTGGTGCCCGCCCCCGGTGATCCGTGGTACTCGATGTACACCCGCGACCCGCTGCAGGCGCCGATCACACCGATTCCCGCTGAGGTGGCGACCATCCCGCCACTGATCGACCTGCCGCCGGCCCCCGCCGACAACCCCGCCGAGGGGGGGAACTGA
- a CDS encoding MCE family protein, which yields MQKYRGASLVRAGFLGAVLIALVIVVGLQPQQLWAMATSVRYQAVFAEAGGLAPGNEVKVSGVTVGSVSDVALERGTALVTFSVDSAVRVGDATTATVGISTVLGERVLVLKPEGTRSLGSMGVIPLTRTGSPYSLTDAVGEFTTNTEGTDTAAINQSLDTLSDTIERIAPQLGPTFDGVSRLSKSLNSRNESLVALLDAAADVTGVLSERSAQVNTLLLNANDLLAVLQDRRYAIVNLLSSTTAVAQELSGMVADNEQELAPTLEKLNTVSEMLERNRDNISASLKGLAKYQVTQGEAVNNGFFYNGFASNLLPGPAIQPFLDYALGFRRGVNAGQPPDNAGPRAEFPWPYNGIPGGSR from the coding sequence ATGCAGAAGTATCGCGGAGCGTCCCTCGTACGAGCCGGCTTCCTCGGCGCCGTGCTCATCGCGCTCGTCATCGTCGTCGGCCTGCAACCCCAACAGCTCTGGGCGATGGCGACATCGGTGCGCTACCAGGCGGTGTTCGCCGAGGCGGGCGGGCTGGCGCCCGGCAACGAGGTGAAGGTGTCGGGGGTGACCGTCGGCTCGGTGTCCGACGTCGCACTCGAGCGCGGCACCGCGCTGGTCACGTTCTCGGTCGACAGCGCGGTGCGGGTCGGTGACGCCACCACCGCCACCGTCGGCATCTCGACCGTGCTCGGTGAGCGGGTGCTGGTGCTCAAACCCGAAGGAACCCGGTCGCTGGGCTCGATGGGCGTCATCCCGCTGACCCGCACCGGCTCGCCATACTCGCTGACCGACGCGGTGGGGGAGTTCACCACCAACACCGAGGGCACCGACACCGCCGCGATCAATCAGTCGCTGGACACGCTGTCGGACACCATCGAACGCATTGCGCCGCAACTCGGTCCGACATTCGACGGGGTGTCGCGGCTGTCGAAGTCGTTGAACAGCCGCAACGAATCGCTCGTTGCGCTGCTGGACGCCGCCGCCGACGTCACCGGCGTGCTGTCCGAGCGCAGCGCCCAGGTCAACACGCTCCTGCTCAATGCCAACGACCTGCTGGCGGTACTACAGGATCGCCGCTACGCGATCGTCAACCTGCTTTCGAGCACCACGGCTGTCGCGCAGGAGCTCTCGGGCATGGTGGCCGACAACGAACAGGAACTCGCGCCGACGCTGGAGAAGCTCAACACGGTCTCGGAGATGCTCGAACGCAACCGGGACAACATCTCGGCCTCGTTGAAGGGCCTGGCCAAGTATCAGGTCACCCAGGGTGAAGCGGTGAACAACGGGTTCTTCTACAACGGCTTCGCGTCGAATCTGCTTCCCGGCCCGGCGATCCAACCCTTCCTGGACTACGCGCTCGGGTTCCGCCGAGGCGTGAACGCCGGACAGCCCCCGGACAACGCGGGGCCCCGAGCGGAGTTCCCGTGGCCCTACAACGGCATCCCGGGAGGGTCTCGATGA
- a CDS encoding MlaE family ABC transporter permease, with amino-acid sequence MVAIRTLHPQLVRRLGRPVDTLGGIGEHTAFYGRALAGVPHAVVHYRREIIRLVAEISMGAGTLAMIGGTVVIVGFLTLAAGGTLAVQGYSSLGDIGIEALTGFLAAFINVRISAPVVAGIGLAATFGAGVTAQLGAMRINEEIDALETMGIRPVEYLVSTRIVAGMIAIAPLYSIAVILSFLASKLTTVVLFGQSAGLYNHYFTTFLNPRDLLWSFLQAILMAMAVLLVHTYFGYFAGGGPSGVGVAVGNAVRTSLIVVISVTLLVSLAVYGANGNFNLSG; translated from the coding sequence ATGGTGGCGATACGCACACTGCACCCCCAACTGGTCCGGCGGCTCGGCCGGCCGGTGGACACGCTCGGCGGGATCGGGGAGCACACCGCGTTCTACGGCCGGGCGCTCGCCGGCGTTCCGCACGCCGTGGTGCACTACCGGCGCGAGATCATCCGGCTGGTCGCCGAGATCAGTATGGGGGCAGGCACTCTGGCGATGATCGGCGGAACGGTCGTCATCGTCGGCTTCCTGACCCTGGCAGCGGGCGGCACCCTGGCCGTGCAGGGTTACAGCTCGCTCGGCGACATCGGTATCGAGGCGCTGACGGGCTTCCTCGCCGCGTTCATCAACGTGCGAATCTCCGCGCCGGTGGTGGCGGGTATCGGGCTGGCGGCGACGTTCGGTGCGGGCGTGACCGCGCAACTGGGTGCGATGCGCATCAACGAGGAGATCGACGCGCTGGAGACCATGGGCATCCGTCCGGTCGAGTACCTGGTGAGCACCCGCATCGTGGCCGGCATGATCGCGATCGCGCCGCTGTACTCGATCGCGGTGATCCTGTCCTTCCTGGCGAGCAAGCTGACGACCGTGGTGCTGTTCGGGCAGTCGGCCGGCCTGTACAACCACTACTTCACCACCTTCCTGAACCCGCGAGACCTGCTGTGGTCGTTCCTGCAGGCGATCCTGATGGCAATGGCGGTTCTGTTGGTGCACACCTACTTCGGATACTTCGCCGGCGGCGGGCCCTCGGGGGTCGGAGTCGCGGTCGGCAACGCAGTCCGGACGTCCCTGATCGTCGTCATCTCGGTGACGCTGCTCGTGTCCCTGGCCGTCTACGGCGCCAACGGCAACTTCAACCTGTCTGGATAG
- a CDS encoding MCE family protein encodes MTARVRQSSVARMVLLAALSALAVAGAGVVIYQQFFSPYTVVAYFRSATAIYAGDEVRVAGVRVGTIEAIEPQGTRAKMTMAIDHDVPVPADAEAIIVAPNLVSARYVQLTPAWGATPETSGPIMVDGAEIGQDRTAVPVEWDEIKQQLTRLATELGPTGGVSETSLGRFIDTTAGAMDGNGEKLRETISQLSGVARVLGEGSGDIVEVITHLETFVTALRDSNVQIVQFQDRLADVTQVVDGSRSELNSAITTLSEAVGEVQRFVGGSRSQTAEQVQRLANVTQVLADDSLVLKNILHAAPNALVNGYNIYNPDTGGPRGSFAMNNFSNPVTLICSAIAAVENVTAEESGKACAQYLGPALRLMNFNYLPMPFNAYLGPAPQNVIYSEPGLAPGGGGTPPAPAEIGPAVSAYTGAGDVAPPPGWTDPPQPPGAFAPHGLPANPSGALYPGAPVPPGVPAPPPAAGPAGIAEMLLPAEAAPSPGGNP; translated from the coding sequence ATGACCGCACGAGTCAGGCAGTCGTCGGTGGCCCGCATGGTGCTGCTCGCCGCGCTGAGTGCGCTGGCCGTTGCGGGAGCGGGTGTGGTGATCTACCAGCAGTTCTTCAGCCCGTACACCGTGGTCGCCTACTTCCGTTCCGCCACCGCGATCTACGCGGGCGACGAAGTCCGGGTTGCCGGCGTGCGCGTCGGCACGATCGAGGCGATCGAGCCGCAGGGCACCCGCGCGAAGATGACCATGGCCATCGACCACGACGTGCCGGTCCCGGCGGATGCCGAGGCGATCATCGTGGCACCGAACCTGGTGTCGGCGCGCTACGTCCAGTTGACGCCGGCCTGGGGAGCCACCCCGGAGACCAGCGGACCGATCATGGTCGACGGCGCCGAGATCGGGCAGGACCGCACAGCAGTGCCGGTGGAATGGGACGAGATCAAACAACAACTCACCCGTCTGGCCACCGAACTCGGGCCGACCGGGGGAGTGTCGGAAACCTCGCTGGGACGGTTCATCGACACCACCGCCGGCGCGATGGACGGCAACGGTGAGAAGCTGCGTGAGACCATCAGCCAACTCTCCGGCGTCGCACGGGTTCTCGGCGAGGGCAGTGGCGACATCGTCGAGGTCATCACGCACTTGGAGACGTTCGTGACCGCGCTGCGCGACAGCAACGTCCAGATCGTGCAGTTCCAGGATCGGCTCGCCGACGTGACCCAGGTCGTCGACGGCAGCCGCTCGGAACTGAATTCGGCGATCACCACGCTGTCCGAGGCCGTCGGCGAGGTTCAACGTTTCGTGGGGGGCTCCAGAAGCCAGACCGCGGAACAGGTTCAGCGTCTGGCCAACGTCACCCAGGTGCTCGCCGACGACAGCCTGGTGCTCAAGAACATCCTGCACGCCGCGCCCAATGCGCTCGTCAACGGATACAACATCTACAACCCGGACACCGGCGGTCCGCGTGGATCGTTCGCGATGAACAACTTCTCCAACCCGGTGACGTTGATCTGCTCGGCGATCGCGGCTGTCGAGAACGTCACCGCGGAGGAATCCGGCAAGGCGTGTGCGCAGTACCTCGGGCCCGCGCTGCGGCTGATGAACTTCAACTACCTGCCGATGCCGTTCAACGCCTACCTGGGCCCGGCGCCGCAGAACGTGATCTATTCAGAGCCCGGTCTGGCTCCCGGTGGCGGCGGCACCCCGCCCGCACCGGCCGAGATCGGACCTGCGGTGTCGGCCTACACCGGCGCCGGCGACGTCGCACCGCCCCCCGGGTGGACCGACCCGCCGCAACCGCCGGGCGCCTTCGCCCCCCACGGTCTGCCCGCGAACCCGTCGGGTGCGCTGTATCCGGGTGCGCCTGTCCCGCCGGGGGTTCCCGCACCGCCACCGGCGGCCGGCCCCGCCGGTATCGCCGAGATGCTGCTGCCCGCAGAGGCGGCGCCGTCGCCGGGAGGGAATCCGTGA